One segment of Mycolicibacterium baixiangningiae DNA contains the following:
- a CDS encoding phosphotransferase, with amino-acid sequence MSGISPIVGLAAHLGRGVQRVATDAVVRGMRPFPRTAADLDVRTVARLTNLPVTSVSVIGGDAGTSSRIRLALTGENVPETVFVKLPAQTAATRLMGELGRLGDTEVRFYRQLRPELTAAPEVYGSAFDPVTGRYVVILEDLPADECRFPDILHPLGRDEAALVLEALALLHATFWGRLSAPGQKGPLDWVYSPSADHTSMLTGRLLKTSARRMAERSDIPVQVGSFIDENYRAAAQLIDRPPHTIMHGDAHPGNVYFRNGTAGLLDWQVVRRGHPSRELAYTVVTSMTPEDRQESQRDLLDVYRHALAAGGGPDLDRDVLWHRYRQGALYAYVAALITAGMGGMQNDDIACEGLRRGVAALQELDTVALLKKSL; translated from the coding sequence ATGTCCGGCATTTCGCCCATTGTCGGCTTGGCCGCCCACCTGGGCCGCGGCGTGCAACGGGTGGCGACCGACGCCGTCGTCCGCGGGATGCGGCCGTTCCCCCGCACCGCGGCCGACCTCGACGTGCGGACGGTGGCACGTCTGACGAATCTGCCGGTGACCTCGGTGTCGGTGATCGGCGGCGACGCCGGCACATCGTCACGAATCCGGTTGGCGCTCACCGGTGAGAACGTGCCCGAGACGGTGTTCGTCAAACTCCCCGCCCAGACGGCCGCGACGCGGCTGATGGGTGAACTCGGTCGACTCGGTGACACCGAAGTGCGCTTCTACCGGCAGCTGCGCCCCGAGCTGACCGCCGCGCCCGAGGTGTACGGCTCGGCGTTCGACCCCGTCACAGGTCGCTACGTGGTGATACTGGAAGACCTGCCGGCCGACGAATGTCGATTCCCCGACATCCTTCACCCGTTGGGCCGCGATGAGGCGGCCCTCGTCCTCGAAGCCCTGGCGCTCCTGCACGCCACGTTCTGGGGGCGGCTGTCGGCACCCGGACAGAAGGGACCCCTGGACTGGGTGTACTCCCCGTCGGCCGACCACACGTCGATGCTCACCGGCAGGCTGCTGAAGACCTCGGCCCGCCGGATGGCCGAACGCAGCGACATCCCGGTCCAGGTGGGCAGCTTCATCGACGAGAACTACCGTGCGGCAGCACAATTGATCGACAGGCCGCCGCACACGATCATGCACGGCGACGCGCACCCCGGAAACGTCTACTTCCGCAACGGCACCGCCGGACTGCTCGACTGGCAGGTCGTGCGCCGCGGCCATCCCAGTCGCGAGTTGGCCTACACGGTGGTCACCAGCATGACGCCCGAGGACCGGCAGGAGTCCCAGCGTGACCTGCTCGACGTCTACCGCCATGCGCTCGCCGCCGGTGGCGGACCCGACCTCGACCGCGACGTCCTCTGGCACCGTTACCGTCAGGGGGCGCTCTACGCCTATGTCGCCGCCCTCATCACAGCCGGGATGGGCGGCATGCAGAACGACGACATCGCGTGCGAGGGATTGCGCCGGGGCGTCGCGGCCCTGCAGGAGCTCGACACCGTCGCACTGCTGAAGAAATCGCTGTGA
- a CDS encoding NYN domain-containing protein: protein MRWIVDGMNVIGSRPDGWWRDRRSAMVSLVEHLERWARAEGADVTVVFEKPLSPPLASETITVTNAPVSAANSADDEIVRLVCAARDPGAIRVATSDRALVERVRAAGAATYPADRLRNDIDPR, encoded by the coding sequence GTGCGGTGGATCGTCGACGGGATGAACGTCATCGGCTCCCGCCCGGACGGGTGGTGGCGTGACCGGCGGAGCGCCATGGTGAGTCTCGTCGAACATCTCGAGCGCTGGGCGCGCGCCGAAGGCGCCGATGTGACGGTGGTCTTCGAGAAGCCGTTGTCCCCGCCGCTGGCCTCCGAGACGATCACCGTCACCAATGCGCCCGTTTCAGCGGCGAATTCGGCAGACGACGAGATCGTCCGGTTGGTGTGCGCGGCCCGGGATCCGGGCGCCATCCGCGTCGCGACGTCAGACCGCGCACTCGTCGAACGGGTTCGCGCCGCCGGTGCGGCCACCTATCCGGCCGACCGCCTGCGCAACGACATCGACCCCCGCTGA
- a CDS encoding aldehyde dehydrogenase family protein — MTTVETESGVLAGDERMLIDGELQLTSSGAMFDVIHPANEEVAGQATDGTVEDMARAVAAARRAFDETDWSRDLDFRYHCLTQLHEALERNKERLRRILITEVGCPVTVSGSQIESPIEEVEHWAEHGKNFDYLVDTGVHPTQLGPARRKIHYEAVGVVGAITPWNVPFYLNIAETVPALMAGNTVVLKPAQLTPWSGSEYGRIVAEETDIPAGVFNVVVSNANEVGAALSADPRVDMITFTGSTATGRAILAAGAPTVKKTLLELGGKSAHIVLDDADFNSALPLAAMMACVMSGQSCILPSRILLPRSRYDEGVEILKAMMEGFPVGDPWTPGIMQGPQISQTQRQKVLGLIRSGIDSGARLVTGGGIPENLPVGYYTQPTLLADVDPDSPVAQEEIFGPVLTVTPYDTDDDAVAIANNTIYGLSGEVSGGDVDRAFAVACRMRTGNVTINGKSHFGITSPFGGTKQSGLGYRNGDEGYKEYLEAKTIGMPE, encoded by the coding sequence ATGACGACTGTGGAGACCGAATCCGGCGTGCTGGCCGGTGACGAACGGATGCTGATCGACGGCGAACTACAGCTGACGAGCAGCGGAGCCATGTTCGATGTGATCCATCCGGCCAACGAGGAGGTGGCCGGGCAGGCCACCGACGGCACCGTCGAGGACATGGCCCGCGCGGTGGCCGCCGCGCGCCGCGCGTTCGACGAGACGGACTGGTCGCGCGACCTCGACTTCCGCTACCACTGCCTGACCCAGTTGCATGAGGCGCTGGAGCGGAACAAGGAACGTCTGCGTCGCATCCTGATCACCGAGGTCGGCTGCCCGGTGACCGTGAGCGGCAGCCAGATCGAGAGCCCCATCGAGGAGGTCGAACACTGGGCCGAGCATGGGAAGAACTTCGACTACCTGGTCGACACGGGTGTGCACCCCACCCAGCTCGGGCCGGCGCGGCGCAAGATCCACTACGAAGCGGTCGGCGTCGTCGGGGCGATCACCCCGTGGAATGTGCCGTTCTACCTCAACATCGCCGAGACGGTGCCGGCGCTGATGGCCGGTAACACCGTGGTCCTCAAACCCGCCCAGCTGACGCCGTGGTCGGGCAGCGAATACGGCCGCATCGTGGCCGAGGAGACCGACATCCCGGCGGGGGTGTTCAACGTGGTGGTGTCGAATGCCAACGAGGTGGGAGCGGCGTTGAGCGCTGATCCGCGGGTCGACATGATCACCTTCACCGGGTCCACCGCGACCGGGCGGGCGATTCTGGCCGCGGGTGCGCCGACGGTGAAGAAGACGCTGCTCGAACTCGGCGGCAAATCCGCCCACATCGTCCTCGATGACGCTGACTTCAATTCCGCGTTGCCGTTGGCGGCGATGATGGCGTGCGTCATGAGCGGCCAGTCCTGCATCCTGCCGTCGCGGATCCTGTTGCCGCGCAGCCGTTACGACGAAGGTGTGGAGATCCTCAAGGCCATGATGGAGGGGTTCCCGGTCGGCGACCCGTGGACGCCGGGAATCATGCAGGGCCCACAGATCAGCCAGACACAGCGCCAGAAGGTGCTGGGTCTGATCCGCTCGGGTATCGACTCCGGAGCCCGCCTGGTCACCGGCGGCGGGATCCCCGAGAATCTGCCGGTCGGCTACTACACCCAACCCACCCTGCTCGCCGACGTCGACCCCGATTCCCCAGTGGCCCAGGAAGAGATCTTCGGTCCGGTGCTGACCGTCACCCCCTATGACACCGACGACGACGCCGTCGCGATCGCCAACAACACCATCTACGGCCTGTCCGGTGAGGTGTCCGGCGGCGACGTCGACCGGGCGTTCGCCGTCGCGTGCCGGATGCGCACCGGCAATGTGACGATCAACGGCAAGAGCCACTTCGGCATCACCAGCCCGTTCGGCGGCACCAAACAGTCCGGGCTGGGCTACCGCAACGGTGACGAGGGCTACAAGGAGTACCTGGAGGCCAAGACCATCGGTATGCCCGAGTGA
- a CDS encoding nuclear transport factor 2 family protein, producing MMSDSAEIAALLCRYARAVDTKDWELYRSVFTDDAHIDYSSAGAIAGGRDEVVDWFAANFGVLPWSMHYITNIEILERSDDGARVRAMFYNPMQLPGMPDISSCGGYYHHELVRTPHGWRSRHLREENIWFTNAPARTG from the coding sequence ATGATGAGCGATTCGGCCGAGATCGCCGCGCTGCTCTGCCGGTACGCCCGCGCCGTGGACACCAAGGACTGGGAGCTCTACCGGTCGGTGTTCACCGACGACGCCCACATCGATTACTCCTCGGCCGGCGCCATCGCCGGTGGCCGCGACGAGGTCGTCGACTGGTTCGCCGCCAACTTCGGGGTGCTCCCGTGGAGCATGCACTACATCACCAACATCGAAATCCTCGAGCGCTCCGATGACGGCGCTCGGGTGCGGGCCATGTTCTACAACCCCATGCAACTGCCCGGCATGCCCGACATCAGCTCCTGCGGCGGCTACTACCACCACGAACTGGTGCGCACCCCCCACGGCTGGCGCAGCAGACACCTGCGCGAAGAGAACATCTGGTTCACCAACGCGCCCGCGCGCACCGGCTGA
- a CDS encoding aromatic ring-hydroxylating oxygenase subunit alpha encodes MSFDYNRLAATCAVESPGHAITLPPEAYGSDELYAAEVDKIFKRGWIPVCRVEQLEGPGSYYSIDILGTPLVVTRDRTNDIRVLSRNCTHRWMEICSGAGQANVLQCPYHLWSFGLDGHLAGAPEMKNSPGFDRKDWGLKAFRHDVWKGFVFVNFDGQATPVAEQFAGLEPLVDPYDFENYQIVETTDWGVCDWDWKIMVDNFMECYHHMGPHRGSLEDEFPAKLSYTGDVGRYFTTMWSQQAEGYPAEVPFLAPGAPTLTPEHSHKLLIFIAYPLLQISLGPGFMYWLKTLPVGAGRVEIHLDIAMSPAALAAPDLDERRSQLVKSICDIHREDLDVCAAVQKAIRSGVTSTGRLALLERPLWEFYRYLGRELGIISTAADLASAG; translated from the coding sequence ATGAGCTTCGACTACAACAGACTGGCCGCCACCTGCGCAGTGGAATCCCCCGGACACGCCATAACGCTGCCGCCAGAGGCCTACGGCAGTGACGAACTCTACGCAGCAGAAGTGGACAAGATCTTCAAACGCGGATGGATTCCGGTGTGCCGCGTGGAACAACTCGAGGGACCGGGCAGCTACTACAGCATCGATATCCTGGGCACCCCGCTGGTGGTTACCCGAGACCGCACGAACGACATCCGGGTACTTTCGCGTAACTGCACCCACCGCTGGATGGAGATCTGCAGCGGCGCAGGGCAAGCTAATGTGCTGCAGTGCCCGTATCACCTATGGTCGTTCGGCCTGGACGGACACCTCGCCGGAGCGCCGGAGATGAAGAACTCCCCGGGCTTCGACCGAAAAGACTGGGGTCTCAAAGCGTTCCGTCATGACGTGTGGAAAGGATTCGTCTTCGTCAATTTCGACGGCCAGGCGACACCGGTCGCCGAGCAGTTCGCGGGACTGGAACCGCTCGTCGATCCGTACGATTTCGAGAACTACCAGATCGTCGAGACCACTGACTGGGGGGTGTGCGACTGGGATTGGAAGATCATGGTGGACAACTTCATGGAGTGTTACCACCACATGGGGCCGCACCGCGGCAGTCTGGAAGACGAGTTCCCGGCCAAGCTCAGCTATACCGGCGATGTCGGACGGTACTTCACCACCATGTGGTCGCAGCAGGCCGAGGGATACCCTGCCGAGGTCCCGTTCCTGGCGCCCGGCGCACCGACACTGACCCCCGAGCACAGTCACAAATTGCTGATCTTCATCGCCTATCCGCTCTTGCAGATCTCGCTCGGTCCCGGGTTCATGTACTGGCTCAAGACGTTGCCGGTAGGCGCGGGCAGGGTCGAGATCCACTTGGACATCGCGATGTCTCCGGCGGCGCTCGCCGCACCAGACCTCGATGAGCGGCGCAGTCAGCTGGTGAAGTCGATCTGCGATATCCACCGTGAGGATCTCGACGTGTGCGCGGCGGTGCAGAAGGCCATCCGCTCCGGGGTGACGAGCACGGGTCGGCTGGCGCTTCTGGAGCGGCCACTGTGGGAGTTCTACCGCTACCTCGGCCGTGAGCTCGGAATCATCAGCACCGCAGCTGACCTCGCGTCGGCCGGCTGA
- a CDS encoding thioesterase family protein, protein MSDSYYEFVGCDSHGEKFVATDLVRSTWSAAIQHAAPVSALLVRALQRCEPREDTRLSRVMVDLLGPVPADGELRVSAQRERAGSQIELVSAQMSAPGPDGTPRPVARASGWRLQQRDTAGVVHASAPALRPVSEARSRDMAKDWDRNYIHSLDWRWLTTPLNDGPGESWITPTVDLVKGETMTPLERLFTVADDANGIGAKLDIRRWTFLNTDLVVHVHRIPDGHWIGIRAETSYGPDGIGVTSGTLFDEAGPVGAIQQSVLVRPRPTR, encoded by the coding sequence ATGTCGGATTCGTACTACGAATTCGTCGGCTGCGATTCTCACGGCGAGAAGTTCGTCGCGACCGATCTGGTGCGCAGCACCTGGTCTGCCGCGATCCAGCACGCCGCGCCGGTGTCGGCGCTCCTGGTGCGCGCACTGCAACGCTGTGAGCCACGCGAGGACACCCGCTTGAGCCGCGTGATGGTCGATCTGCTGGGCCCGGTCCCGGCCGACGGCGAACTGCGGGTCAGCGCACAGCGCGAGCGGGCCGGAAGCCAGATCGAACTGGTCAGCGCGCAGATGTCGGCGCCAGGACCCGACGGCACACCACGGCCGGTGGCCCGGGCGAGTGGATGGCGACTGCAGCAGCGCGACACCGCCGGCGTGGTGCACGCAAGCGCGCCTGCGCTGCGCCCGGTGTCGGAGGCCCGCAGCCGCGACATGGCCAAGGACTGGGACCGCAACTACATCCACAGCCTGGACTGGCGCTGGCTCACCACACCGCTCAACGACGGACCCGGCGAATCGTGGATCACGCCGACCGTCGACCTGGTCAAGGGTGAGACGATGACACCGCTGGAGCGGTTGTTCACGGTGGCCGACGACGCCAACGGCATCGGCGCGAAACTCGACATCCGCAGGTGGACCTTCCTCAATACCGACCTTGTCGTGCACGTGCACCGGATCCCCGACGGTCACTGGATCGGCATCCGGGCCGAAACCAGCTACGGGCCGGACGGAATCGGCGTGACCAGCGGGACGCTGTTCGACGAGGCCGGACCGGTCGGCGCGATACAGCAGTCGGTCCTGGTGCGGCCACGACCCACCCGTTAA
- a CDS encoding cytochrome P450 produces MTSTSATAREYSSVDITSASFWQQPFAQRDTVFAQLRAGDGLTWHQPLSSLFPMEEDGFWALTRRADMVFVSQHPELFTSARGVALDPMPAEVQRFASFFLTMDPPEHTVYRRLISSAFTPRNVRRIEQQIHDNAVAVVDELVGAGEIDFVAACSARLPMLTIMEMLGVPAADQPAVANAAEKLFSMSDDEYSTLEERAADTVNEIMLLSATGVELAKFRRSHPGDDLMTSIVNAEVDGKRLTDEEIGAFLILLASAGNDTTKQTTTHAMLALAEYPGQREWLTADFEGRIGTAVEEFIRWSTPVLQFARFATTDTEINGAPVSTGDKVGLFYCSANRDEAVFGDPHAFDLSRSPNPHLGFGGGGPHFCLGNQLAKAELRHLFRELLTRLSHVEFGEPDLLHSTFVHGIKRLPAVVR; encoded by the coding sequence GTGACGTCCACATCAGCGACGGCCCGCGAGTACAGCTCGGTCGACATCACCTCGGCGTCGTTCTGGCAGCAACCGTTCGCACAACGCGACACGGTGTTCGCGCAGTTGCGCGCCGGTGACGGGCTCACGTGGCACCAGCCGCTGTCGTCTCTGTTCCCGATGGAGGAGGACGGCTTCTGGGCGCTCACCCGGCGCGCCGACATGGTGTTCGTCAGCCAGCACCCCGAACTGTTCACCTCCGCCCGGGGGGTCGCGCTTGACCCGATGCCGGCCGAAGTGCAGCGGTTCGCATCGTTCTTCCTCACGATGGACCCGCCCGAACACACCGTGTACCGGCGGCTGATCAGCTCTGCATTCACCCCGCGCAATGTCCGGCGCATCGAACAGCAGATCCACGACAACGCCGTCGCCGTGGTCGACGAGCTGGTCGGAGCGGGCGAAATCGATTTTGTGGCAGCATGTTCGGCGCGGCTGCCGATGCTGACCATCATGGAGATGCTGGGTGTGCCTGCGGCCGATCAACCCGCCGTGGCCAACGCCGCCGAGAAGCTGTTCTCGATGAGCGACGATGAGTACAGCACGCTCGAGGAGCGCGCCGCCGACACGGTCAACGAGATCATGCTGCTGTCGGCCACCGGCGTCGAACTGGCCAAGTTCCGGCGCAGCCACCCCGGTGACGATCTGATGACCAGCATCGTCAACGCCGAGGTCGACGGGAAACGACTGACCGACGAGGAGATCGGCGCCTTCCTCATCCTCCTCGCGTCCGCGGGTAACGACACCACGAAGCAGACGACGACGCACGCGATGCTCGCGCTCGCTGAGTATCCCGGCCAGCGGGAGTGGCTGACGGCCGACTTCGAGGGCCGGATCGGCACCGCGGTCGAGGAATTCATCCGGTGGTCAACGCCGGTACTGCAGTTCGCGCGGTTCGCCACCACCGACACGGAGATCAACGGTGCTCCGGTCAGCACCGGTGACAAGGTCGGGCTGTTCTACTGCTCGGCCAACCGCGACGAGGCGGTCTTCGGTGATCCGCATGCCTTCGACCTGAGCCGCTCCCCGAATCCGCATCTCGGTTTCGGCGGCGGCGGACCGCATTTCTGTCTGGGCAACCAGCTCGCGAAAGCCGAACTGCGTCACCTGTTCCGGGAACTCCTGACTCGGCTGAGCCACGTCGAGTTCGGCGAACCGGACCTGCTGCACAGCACGTTCGTGCACGGCATCAAACGGCTTCCTGCCGTCGTGCGGTGA
- a CDS encoding TetR/AcrR family transcriptional regulator: MAVTPVSSEENPTRERILAATAEVLGRNGMTKLSLSQVAAQARVSRPTLYRWFPSKQDLLAAFVVWERSLYERAVAEVAGDLPAAERLDAALRIIAEYQQSYPGLRMVDIEPAQVIARLSHILPRMRDRLQRGMPGPDAAVAASTAVRVAISHYLVRSDDGDEFLAQLRHAAGLT; this comes from the coding sequence ATGGCGGTGACCCCGGTGTCGAGTGAGGAGAATCCGACCCGTGAGCGGATCCTGGCCGCCACGGCGGAGGTGCTCGGCCGCAACGGGATGACGAAACTGAGCCTGTCACAGGTCGCGGCGCAGGCCAGGGTGTCGCGCCCCACCCTCTACCGCTGGTTTCCGTCGAAGCAGGACCTGCTGGCGGCCTTCGTGGTCTGGGAGCGCTCGCTCTACGAGCGGGCCGTCGCCGAGGTCGCCGGGGACCTGCCTGCCGCCGAGCGCCTGGATGCCGCGCTGCGCATCATCGCCGAATACCAGCAGTCCTACCCGGGCCTGCGCATGGTCGACATCGAGCCCGCGCAGGTCATCGCCCGCCTCTCCCACATTCTGCCGCGCATGCGTGACCGGCTGCAGCGGGGTATGCCCGGCCCTGATGCCGCGGTCGCCGCGTCGACGGCTGTGCGGGTGGCGATTTCGCACTACCTGGTGCGCAGCGACGACGGTGACGAGTTCCTCGCGCAGTTACGCCACGCCGCGGGCCTCACCTGA
- a CDS encoding TetR/AcrR family transcriptional regulator — MNEPLTARRDAAGFDDSSTQHRILAATAEVLGRSGQTKLSLSEVALQAGVSRPTLYRWFASKQELLDAFGRYERMTFDQGISKATQGLRGTEKLDAALRFIVSYQQSYSGVRLVDIEPEVVIAQLSRIIPLMRARLEKLLSGPNAGVKAATAIRVAVCHYIVRSDDGDEFLAQLRHAVGIKNQDQV; from the coding sequence GTGAACGAACCACTGACCGCCCGGCGCGACGCTGCCGGATTCGACGATTCGTCGACCCAACACCGCATCCTGGCGGCCACCGCCGAGGTGCTCGGGCGTAGCGGCCAGACGAAGCTGAGCCTGTCGGAGGTCGCGCTGCAGGCAGGCGTGTCCCGGCCTACCCTCTACCGCTGGTTCGCCTCCAAACAGGAACTCCTCGACGCCTTCGGACGGTACGAGCGGATGACGTTCGATCAGGGCATCAGCAAAGCGACCCAGGGGTTGCGGGGAACCGAAAAGCTCGACGCCGCTTTGCGTTTCATCGTGTCCTACCAGCAGTCCTACTCAGGTGTCCGACTGGTCGACATCGAACCCGAAGTGGTCATCGCGCAGCTGTCCCGGATCATCCCGCTCATGCGGGCCCGACTGGAGAAACTCCTGTCCGGCCCCAACGCCGGAGTCAAGGCGGCCACCGCCATCCGCGTCGCGGTGTGCCACTACATCGTGCGCAGCGACGACGGCGACGAATTCCTCGCCCAGTTGCGTCACGCGGTCGGTATCAAGAACCAGGACCAGGTGTGA
- a CDS encoding molybdopterin-containing oxidoreductase family protein → MSQTTTRPGICRICSAHCGVLATVTDGTLTKVTGDPDNPMFKGYTCAKGRALPDIHNNPRRLLHSQKRGADGSYTAIEAGRAMDEIATKLQSLIDTHGPRSVALYLGTNGLPYPASALMANAFIRAIESPMFFTANTIDQPGKQIALAAHGHWLGGDIDFHEADSWMLIGTNPLVSKAIGIPGQNPGQGLRAAISRGMQLIVIDPRRSQTAARAAIHIQPRPGEDVTIVAGMINLIIREKLCDWAFLDENVEGFDALAEAVSGFTPEYVAQRADIPVQQLVDAARLFATHGTRPGMVNAGTGANFAMHGNLLEYLCLCLTTICGRWQRAGERVVRPNTLMPAFTAKAQPHPPYEGWGYGERLRVRGLTDTVSGMPTAALADEILLPGEGQVKALICIGGNPMAAWPDQRKTLRALQSLDLLVTLDTEMSLTSRLADYVIAPMMQMETPAMTMGSELIKYYASGTGIPAAYAQYAPRLLEPPPGSDLTEEWQFFLGLAGRMGLDLWFVNFFGGGGGRFMESAPVVLNMNGDTDLTTEELFAQMCSTSRIPFDEVASHPHGKIFDVDAVVAPRDPDCTARLDVGNGYLLTELAQFVAEDFASARTESGFPFRLIPRRHNNFMNSSGTNLATLNRGRPYNPVYMHPDAMAALGLPDGSLVTVTSPHDSIPSVVEGDDSLRRDVVAMHHAFGGLPAEDDEVRERGSNVGRLVPTDVDYDPITGMPRQGNIPVRVTARS, encoded by the coding sequence ATGTCACAGACGACGACGCGTCCCGGCATCTGCCGGATCTGCTCAGCGCACTGCGGTGTGCTGGCGACGGTCACCGACGGCACGCTCACGAAGGTCACCGGTGACCCCGACAACCCGATGTTCAAGGGATACACCTGCGCCAAGGGCCGAGCGCTCCCCGACATCCACAACAACCCCCGCCGCCTGTTGCACAGTCAGAAACGTGGAGCCGACGGCTCGTACACGGCGATCGAGGCCGGCCGCGCGATGGACGAGATCGCGACGAAGCTGCAGAGTCTGATCGACACCCACGGGCCACGATCGGTGGCCCTGTACCTCGGCACGAACGGGCTGCCCTATCCCGCGTCGGCGTTGATGGCGAACGCGTTCATCAGGGCGATCGAATCGCCGATGTTCTTCACCGCCAACACGATCGACCAGCCGGGCAAGCAGATCGCGCTGGCCGCACACGGGCATTGGCTCGGCGGTGACATCGACTTCCACGAGGCCGACAGCTGGATGCTGATCGGCACCAACCCGCTGGTGTCCAAGGCGATCGGTATCCCGGGCCAGAATCCCGGGCAGGGCCTGCGCGCGGCGATCAGCCGGGGCATGCAACTCATCGTGATCGACCCGCGCCGCTCGCAGACGGCGGCACGCGCGGCGATCCACATCCAGCCGCGGCCCGGCGAGGACGTCACGATCGTCGCGGGCATGATCAACCTGATCATCCGCGAAAAGCTGTGTGACTGGGCATTTCTCGACGAGAATGTCGAGGGTTTCGACGCCCTGGCCGAGGCGGTTTCCGGTTTCACCCCGGAGTACGTGGCGCAACGGGCCGACATCCCGGTGCAGCAGTTGGTCGACGCGGCGCGACTGTTCGCGACGCACGGGACCCGCCCGGGCATGGTGAACGCGGGCACCGGGGCCAACTTCGCAATGCACGGCAACCTGCTCGAATACCTGTGCCTGTGTCTGACCACCATCTGCGGCCGGTGGCAACGTGCCGGGGAGCGGGTGGTGCGGCCCAACACTCTGATGCCGGCGTTCACGGCCAAGGCGCAGCCTCATCCGCCGTACGAGGGTTGGGGGTACGGCGAGCGGCTGCGGGTGCGGGGTCTGACGGACACGGTCAGCGGGATGCCGACGGCGGCGCTGGCCGACGAGATCCTGTTACCGGGCGAGGGGCAGGTGAAGGCATTGATCTGCATCGGCGGCAACCCGATGGCGGCCTGGCCCGACCAGCGAAAGACGCTACGCGCACTGCAGAGCCTCGACCTGCTTGTCACCCTGGACACCGAGATGTCGCTGACGTCGCGGCTGGCCGACTACGTGATCGCGCCGATGATGCAGATGGAGACGCCGGCGATGACGATGGGCAGTGAGCTGATCAAGTACTACGCGAGCGGCACCGGGATCCCCGCCGCCTATGCGCAGTACGCGCCCCGCCTCCTCGAGCCGCCCCCCGGTTCCGATCTGACCGAGGAGTGGCAGTTCTTCCTCGGGCTAGCTGGGCGAATGGGCTTGGACCTGTGGTTCGTGAATTTCTTCGGCGGGGGCGGCGGCAGGTTCATGGAGTCCGCGCCGGTTGTGCTCAACATGAACGGCGACACCGACCTCACCACCGAGGAACTGTTCGCGCAGATGTGTTCGACGTCGCGCATCCCGTTCGACGAGGTGGCAAGCCATCCGCACGGAAAGATCTTCGACGTCGACGCGGTGGTCGCCCCGCGGGATCCCGACTGCACGGCCAGGCTCGACGTCGGCAACGGGTATCTGCTGACCGAGCTGGCTCAATTCGTGGCCGAGGACTTCGCCTCGGCGAGAACCGAATCCGGCTTCCCGTTCCGGCTGATCCCGCGGCGGCACAACAACTTCATGAACTCGTCGGGCACCAATCTGGCGACGCTGAACCGCGGCAGGCCCTACAACCCGGTGTACATGCATCCCGACGCGATGGCAGCGCTCGGCCTGCCGGACGGATCGCTGGTCACGGTCACCTCACCGCACGACAGCATCCCGAGCGTGGTCGAGGGCGACGACAGCCTGCGCCGTGACGTGGTCGCCATGCACCACGCGTTCGGTGGCCTGCCGGCCGAAGACGACGAGGTCCGTGAGCGGGGCAGCAACGTCGGCCGCCTCGTCCCGACCGACGTGGACTACGACCCGATCACCGGGATGCCGCGGCAAGGCAACATCCCGGTCCGGGTGACCGCGCGGAGCTGA